The following proteins come from a genomic window of Nitrosopumilaceae archaeon AB1(1):
- the metG gene encoding methionine--tRNA ligase: MQKRVIVTSALPYANGEIHLGHIASTYLPADVTVRFLKQNDVRAYYFCASDDYGTPILLQSEKKGITPEQYVSEWNKRDAEDFAKLDINFDLFYHTSSDENNQFVQNVFTKLSDAGHITQSIISQFYCKQDDKFLPDRYVKGTCPHCRVADQYSDLCESCGRIPEEILNPKCAICGKTPTQKESLHYFFQLEHFTDKLNHWLDCNDNLQSDVKNYVRNWIKEGLKDWDITRDISWGVPIPASEGADKVFYGWFDNHLAYISTAIKYLESIGEDGEKFWNSADIYHFIGKDIVYHHYLFLPAIRMGVDEKFKLPDYIPTRGHLTLQNKKISKSRNWYVGLRDFLQYYPADYLRFYLIFITPFSQNDLNFDWDDFASRINSELIGNIGNFINRTLGFTCKEYGGLVPKPDDMTSVDLEAREEIMNISTIVADLVQNSQLNHALKRILKFSAYFNQYFQHSSPWKGGVGSATCIYLSVNAVRCLSILLHCILPQSSQRIWEQLNLSDLVSDVSWNNASSLSISPGHVVSKSSPLFAKVEQDDINMRKSELK; encoded by the coding sequence GTGCAAAAAAGAGTTATAGTTACAAGTGCACTTCCCTATGCCAACGGTGAGATTCATCTGGGACATATTGCATCGACTTATCTTCCTGCTGATGTAACGGTACGGTTTTTAAAACAAAATGATGTACGAGCATACTATTTTTGTGCCTCAGATGATTATGGTACACCTATTTTACTACAGTCTGAAAAAAAAGGTATAACCCCTGAACAGTATGTATCTGAATGGAATAAACGTGATGCTGAAGATTTTGCCAAGTTGGACATAAACTTTGATTTATTTTATCATACTAGCTCTGATGAGAATAACCAATTTGTTCAAAACGTGTTTACCAAATTATCTGACGCCGGACACATAACACAATCAATAATATCTCAATTTTATTGTAAACAAGATGATAAATTTCTACCTGACAGGTATGTAAAGGGAACCTGTCCTCACTGTAGAGTTGCAGATCAATACTCTGATCTGTGTGAGAGTTGTGGTAGAATTCCTGAAGAAATTCTCAATCCAAAATGTGCTATATGTGGTAAAACACCAACACAGAAAGAATCACTACACTACTTTTTTCAACTAGAACATTTTACAGATAAATTGAATCATTGGCTTGATTGTAATGATAACCTACAGAGTGATGTAAAAAATTATGTACGGAATTGGATCAAAGAGGGTTTAAAGGATTGGGATATAACACGTGACATATCCTGGGGCGTTCCTATTCCTGCATCTGAGGGTGCAGATAAGGTCTTTTATGGTTGGTTTGATAATCACCTAGCATACATTTCAACGGCTATAAAATATTTAGAATCCATTGGAGAGGATGGAGAAAAATTTTGGAATTCTGCAGACATTTATCATTTTATTGGAAAAGATATTGTATATCATCACTATTTATTCCTCCCTGCTATACGTATGGGGGTTGATGAAAAATTTAAACTTCCTGATTATATTCCAACACGAGGACATTTAACATTACAAAATAAAAAAATTTCAAAGAGTAGAAACTGGTATGTGGGTTTACGTGATTTTTTACAATATTACCCTGCAGATTATTTGAGATTTTATTTAATATTTATTACCCCATTTTCTCAAAATGATTTAAACTTTGATTGGGATGATTTTGCGTCGAGAATAAATTCTGAACTCATTGGAAATATTGGAAATTTCATAAATCGAACACTAGGTTTCACCTGTAAGGAATATGGTGGTTTAGTACCAAAACCCGATGACATGACTTCTGTAGATCTAGAGGCTAGAGAAGAGATTATGAATATTTCTACAATTGTGGCAGACTTGGTACAAAATAGTCAACTAAATCATGCACTGAAAAGGATCTTAAAATTCTCTGCCTACTTTAATCAATACTTTCAACATTCTTCACCTTGGAAGGGTGGTGTAGGCTCTGCTACCTGCATATATCTATCTGTAAATGCTGTAAGGTGTCTCTCAATACTATTACACTGTATCCTTCCACAGTCTAGCCAGAGAATTTGGGAACAATTGAATCTTTCAGACCTAGTATCTGATGTGTCATGGAATAATGCCTCCAGTCTATCTATCTCTCCAGGTCACGTTGTCTCAAAATCTTCTCCCCTGTTTGCCAAAGTTGAACAAGACGATATCAATATGCGTAAATCTGAATTAAAATGA